The Vicia villosa cultivar HV-30 ecotype Madison, WI linkage group LG1, Vvil1.0, whole genome shotgun sequence genome includes a region encoding these proteins:
- the LOC131637616 gene encoding probable sugar phosphate/phosphate translocator At1g12500, with the protein MVEAQTWTTRRMSNPRLLSLDSNDQLLDIPATPPSDQRNNNNNVIGSNNFLTTCFIIASWYFSNIGVLLLNKYLLSFYGYRYPIFLTMLHMLSCAAYSYAAINLLQIVPFQQIHSKKQFLKILALSAIFCFSVVCGNTSLKYIPISFNQAIGATTPFFTAIFAFLITCKKETAEVYLALLPVVLGIVISTNSEPLFHLFGFLVCVGSTAGRALKSVVQGIILTSDSEKLHSMNLLLYMAPLAAMILLPFSLYIEGNVFVITLEKARSDPFIVFLLAGNATVAYLVNLTNFLVTKHTSALTLQVLGNAKAAVAAVVSVLIFRNPVTVMGMTGFGVTVMGVVFYSEAKKRSKGASH; encoded by the coding sequence ATGGTGGAGGCACAAACATGGACGACAAGAAGAATGAGCAATCCAAGATTACTCTCACTAGACTCTAACGACCAACTTCTAGACATACCAGCAACACCACCAAGTGATcaaagaaacaacaacaacaacgtaatcgGATCCAACAATTTTCTAACAACATGTTTCATTATCGCGTCTTGGTACTTCTCCAACATCGgtgttcttcttctcaacaagtACCTCCTCAGCTTCTACGGTTACCGTTACCCTATCTTTCTCACAATGCTCCACATGCTATCCTGCGCCGCTTATTCCTACGCCGCCATTAATCTTCTCCAAATCGTTCCGTTTCAGCAAATCCATTCCAAGAAACAGTTCCTCAAGATCCTCGCGCTCAGCGCTATTTTCTGCTTCTCAGTTGTTTGTGGAAATACCTCACTCAAATATATTCCTATTTCGTTTAATCAAGCAATCGGTGCAACGACGCCGTTTTTCACTGCGATTTTCGCTTTTTTGATTACATGTAAAAAAGAAACCGCTGAGGTTTATCTTGCTTTGTTGCCGGTTGTGTTAGGGATTGTTATTTCGACGAATAGCGAACCGTTGTTTCATTTGTTTGGGTTTTTGGTTTGTGTCGGTTCAACTGCTGGGCGTGCTTTGAAGAGTGTTGTTCAAGGGATTATATTGACTTCTGATTCGGAGAAGCTTCATTCTATGAATTTGCTTCTTTATATGGCTCCTTTGGCTGCGATGATTCTGTTACCGTTTAGTTTATATATTGAAGGCAATGTGTTTGTGATAACGCTTGAGAAAGCGAGGAGTGATCCTTTTATTGTGTTTTTGTTGGCTGGGAATGCTACTGTTGCTTATTTGGTTAATTTGACTAATTTTCTTGTTACGAAACATACGAGTGCTTTGACGCTGCAAGTTTTGGGGAATGCTAAAGCCGCGGTGGCTGCTGTGGTTTCTGTTTTGATATTCAGGAATCCTGTTACTGTCATGGGGATGACTGGGTTTGGGGTTACTGTTATGGGGGTTGTGTTTTACAGTGAAGCAAAGAAGAGATCCAAAGGTGCATCTCATTGA